The Deinococcus sonorensis KR-87 genome includes a window with the following:
- a CDS encoding carbohydrate ABC transporter permease has translation MTAQAQAIAASSPPTRSGFRLTPGALVVPAVLYLILTTQVPFFMTIYYSFFNYNLTIPGNRPFVGFENYVGLLTDPQNFRVILNTLVLTGGTLIITLVLGALLAMLLNRPFLGRALVRTVLISSFLVMPVVTAVVWKNMLLNPVFGFFSWMVAKLGGVPVDWLAAHPMGSIIAMVSWEWTPFAMLILLTGLQSLPDDQIEAARLDGANPWQEFRHIVLPHWTQALEVVILLETISVLQVYGEIYASTSGGPGVATTNLPYFIYQKAFAEYNIGVASAAGVIAVILTNILAIFMLRLISRNVSTGGHA, from the coding sequence ATGACTGCCCAAGCCCAGGCCATCGCGGCCAGCAGCCCGCCCACGCGCAGCGGCTTCCGGCTGACCCCTGGCGCCCTCGTGGTGCCGGCGGTGCTGTACCTGATCCTGACCACCCAGGTTCCGTTCTTCATGACCATCTACTACAGCTTCTTCAACTACAACCTGACCATTCCCGGCAACCGGCCCTTCGTGGGCTTCGAGAATTACGTCGGGTTGCTGACCGACCCGCAGAACTTCCGGGTGATCCTCAACACCCTGGTGCTGACTGGCGGGACCTTGATCATCACGCTGGTGCTGGGCGCTCTGCTGGCGATGCTGCTCAACCGACCCTTTCTGGGCCGCGCCCTGGTGCGCACCGTCCTGATCAGCAGCTTCCTGGTGATGCCGGTGGTCACGGCGGTGGTCTGGAAGAACATGCTGCTCAACCCGGTGTTCGGGTTTTTCAGCTGGATGGTCGCCAAGCTCGGCGGCGTGCCGGTGGACTGGCTGGCCGCGCATCCGATGGGCAGCATCATCGCGATGGTCAGCTGGGAATGGACGCCCTTCGCCATGCTGATCCTGCTGACCGGCCTGCAGAGCCTGCCGGACGACCAGATCGAGGCGGCGCGGCTGGACGGCGCCAACCCCTGGCAGGAGTTCCGGCACATCGTGCTGCCGCACTGGACCCAGGCGCTGGAGGTGGTGATCCTGCTGGAGACCATCAGCGTGCTGCAGGTGTACGGTGAAATCTACGCCAGCACCTCCGGCGGCCCGGGGGTGGCCACCACCAACCTGCCGTACTTCATCTACCAGAAGGCCTTTGCCGAGTACAACATCGGGGTGGCGAGCGCGGCGGGCGTGATCGCCGTGATCCTGACCAACATCCTGGCCATCTTCATGCTGCGCCTGATCAGCCGCAACGTCAGCACTGGAGGACACGCATGA
- a CDS encoding mannitol dehydrogenase family protein, whose product MVKLNLAALASLGPAVEVPRYDPRQLTTGIVHFGVGGFHRSHQAMYLDRLLNAGGADTWAICGVGVLPGDVQMRDVFQAQDQLYTLVTRSPEGVQEARVIGAIHRFLFAPDDPEAVLEVLADPATRIVSLTVTEGGYSLNNATGEFDPSGADVQHDLQPGAVPRSTFGFLTEGLRRRRERGVAPFTVVSCDNIQGNGHVTQRVLTAFARLKDPQLGEWIAQQVAFPNSMVDRITPVTTDQTRQEVQRDYGLEDRWPVVAESFTQWVLEDHFTLGRPALDRVGVQLVQDVEPYELMKLRLLNASHQAMSYLGLLAGYSYVHDVCRDPLFTAFLLGYMQREAIPTLRPVPGIDLERYCHDLVSRFSSPAIQDTLARLIVDASERIPKFLLPVVREQLTRGGELAHAALVVASWAAYVAAVGRGEQPALVDPRAEALLAAAAQDQQTPGAFLNLPDVFGELGQDGRFRAAYLQARASLAALGPLGALRAVGEAPQTAGPSA is encoded by the coding sequence ATGGTCAAACTCAATCTGGCGGCGCTGGCCAGCCTCGGCCCGGCCGTTGAGGTCCCGCGCTACGACCCGCGGCAGCTCACCACCGGCATCGTCCACTTCGGGGTCGGCGGCTTCCACCGCTCGCACCAGGCGATGTACCTTGATCGCCTGCTGAATGCCGGCGGCGCGGACACCTGGGCCATCTGCGGGGTGGGGGTGCTGCCGGGCGACGTGCAGATGCGCGACGTGTTTCAGGCGCAGGACCAGCTCTATACCCTGGTGACCCGCTCGCCGGAAGGGGTGCAGGAGGCGCGGGTCATCGGGGCGATTCACCGCTTCCTGTTCGCGCCGGATGACCCGGAGGCGGTGCTGGAAGTGCTGGCCGACCCGGCCACCCGCATCGTGTCGCTGACCGTCACCGAGGGCGGCTACAGCCTCAACAACGCCACCGGCGAGTTCGACCCGTCCGGCGCGGACGTGCAGCATGACCTGCAGCCGGGCGCGGTCCCCCGGAGCACCTTCGGCTTCCTGACCGAAGGGTTGCGCCGGCGCCGCGAGCGCGGCGTCGCCCCGTTCACAGTGGTGTCGTGCGACAACATCCAGGGCAACGGCCACGTCACCCAGCGGGTGCTGACCGCCTTCGCCCGGCTGAAGGACCCGCAGCTGGGCGAGTGGATCGCGCAGCAGGTGGCATTCCCGAACTCGATGGTGGACCGCATCACGCCGGTCACCACCGACCAGACCCGGCAGGAGGTGCAGCGCGACTACGGCCTGGAGGACCGCTGGCCGGTGGTGGCCGAGAGCTTCACCCAGTGGGTGCTGGAGGACCATTTCACCCTGGGCCGCCCAGCGCTGGACAGGGTGGGCGTGCAGCTGGTACAGGACGTGGAGCCGTACGAGCTGATGAAACTGCGGCTGCTCAACGCGTCCCATCAGGCGATGAGCTACCTGGGCCTGCTGGCCGGGTACAGCTATGTGCATGACGTGTGCCGCGACCCGCTGTTCACGGCCTTTCTGCTCGGCTACATGCAGCGGGAGGCCATCCCGACGCTGCGGCCGGTGCCGGGCATTGACCTGGAGCGTTACTGCCACGACCTCGTCTCGCGCTTCTCCAGCCCGGCCATCCAGGACACCCTGGCGCGCCTGATTGTGGACGCCTCGGAGCGGATTCCCAAATTTCTGCTGCCGGTGGTGCGCGAGCAGCTGACGCGCGGCGGGGAGCTGGCGCACGCGGCGCTGGTGGTCGCGTCCTGGGCCGCCTACGTGGCGGCGGTGGGCCGCGGCGAGCAGCCGGCGCTGGTGGACCCCCGCGCCGAAGCGCTGCTGGCGGCGGCCGCCCAGGACCAGCAGACGCCCGGCGCCTTCCTAAACCTGCCGGACGTGTTCGGTGAGCTGGGCCAGGACGGGCGGTTCCGGGCCGCCTACCTGCAGGCCCGGGCCAGCCTGGCCGCCCTGGGGCCGCTGGGTGCCCTGCGCGCCGTGGGCGAGGCGCCGCAGACGGCCGGACCGTCGGCCTGA
- the ccmA gene encoding heme ABC exporter ATP-binding protein CcmA: MDEGLSAPVGAPYAVQLRGIWVRLGRDAVLRGLDLDVAVGEAVTLLGRNGAGKTTLLRLLASALSPVRGEGRLFGYDLRDRRSVREHVHLLGHELGLYPDLTPAENLTFALRMHGQPGDVAAALARVGLEQAAGRRVRFLSAGMKKRLMLARLLLLARPLTLVDEPFANLDADGRQLALEVLQEARQAGCTLIIAAHEPELSLQVAERAVLLDGGVVQ, translated from the coding sequence ATGGATGAAGGTCTGAGCGCGCCGGTCGGGGCGCCGTACGCGGTGCAGCTGCGCGGCATCTGGGTCCGGCTGGGCCGCGACGCGGTGCTGCGGGGCCTGGACCTGGACGTGGCGGTGGGCGAGGCGGTCACGCTGCTGGGCCGCAACGGGGCCGGCAAGACCACCCTGCTGCGGCTGCTCGCCTCGGCCCTGTCGCCGGTGCGCGGGGAGGGGCGGCTGTTCGGCTACGACCTGCGCGACCGCCGCAGCGTGCGCGAGCACGTGCACCTGCTGGGCCACGAGCTGGGCCTCTACCCGGACCTGACCCCGGCCGAGAACCTGACCTTCGCACTGCGGATGCATGGCCAGCCGGGGGACGTGGCGGCGGCCCTGGCGCGGGTCGGGCTGGAGCAGGCCGCCGGGCGGCGGGTGCGCTTCCTGTCGGCCGGCATGAAAAAGCGGCTGATGCTGGCCCGCCTGCTGCTGCTGGCGCGCCCGCTGACGCTGGTGGACGAGCCGTTCGCCAACCTGGACGCCGACGGGCGGCAGCTGGCGCTGGAGGTGCTGCAGGAGGCGCGGCAGGCCGGCTGCACCCTGATCATCGCGGCCCACGAGCCGGAGCTGAGCCTGCAGGTGGCCGAGCGGGCTGTGCTGCTGGACGGCGGGGTGGTGCAGTGA
- a CDS encoding O-antigen ligase family protein, protein MRAIQQLLTVFVPLFAFALAFNPAGSVQGNLYPIRMYLLIALLAVVGLWLLIQRGVAPARRWPLAGMLAALYVVWLVLASVWSVDPATAFLGASSIRFGSVMQLLSLLVGVVYAAYAQPRWTARALSVTTAVMLLFTVLETLGLRPLEAWIRSSTPIYPAGTVGFRQYLGGWYAIMALAPVYFYRRERRDAWFWVWLVAGLVGLGLCTTTAATLGVGVCLLLWLGAGAAQRQWRTPLAALLVYAVSILALPALTTSTATSLGRTAPAYKSYDSTGSFRPRLYLWKGAWSAFLERPITGWGDETLAGQVFTHLSPDDARSLFRAELGIPAQNQITYTGNSYTVTDAATGQTRSGALLYPRAHDVVFDMLYSHGLVGFLLLLGLIWTALRRVAREGRASLLSFLVSALPYPIYLLAWFFVPTVTPMFLIVVGAMLADAGRRTEPARPAPAA, encoded by the coding sequence ATGCGCGCCATCCAGCAGCTGCTCACCGTGTTCGTGCCGCTCTTCGCTTTCGCCCTGGCCTTCAACCCTGCCGGGTCGGTGCAGGGCAACCTCTATCCAATCCGGATGTACCTGCTGATCGCGCTGCTGGCGGTCGTGGGCCTGTGGCTGCTGATTCAGCGCGGCGTGGCCCCGGCCCGGCGCTGGCCGCTGGCGGGGATGCTGGCCGCGCTGTATGTGGTGTGGCTGGTGCTGGCGTCGGTGTGGTCGGTGGATCCGGCCACCGCCTTCCTGGGCGCTTCCTCGATCCGCTTCGGCAGCGTGATGCAGCTGCTCAGCCTGCTGGTGGGCGTGGTGTACGCCGCGTATGCCCAGCCGCGCTGGACCGCACGGGCGCTGAGCGTCACCACCGCCGTGATGCTGCTGTTCACGGTGCTGGAGACGCTGGGATTGCGCCCACTGGAAGCCTGGATCCGCTCGTCCACCCCGATCTATCCGGCCGGCACGGTGGGGTTCCGGCAGTACCTGGGCGGCTGGTACGCGATCATGGCGCTGGCCCCGGTGTACTTCTACCGGCGCGAGCGGCGCGACGCGTGGTTCTGGGTGTGGCTGGTGGCCGGGCTGGTGGGTCTGGGCCTGTGCACCACCACCGCCGCCACGCTGGGGGTGGGCGTGTGCCTGCTGCTGTGGCTGGGCGCAGGGGCCGCGCAGCGCCAGTGGCGCACGCCGCTGGCTGCCCTGCTGGTGTATGCCGTGAGCATCCTGGCCCTGCCGGCCCTGACCACCAGCACCGCCACCAGCCTGGGCCGGACGGCCCCCGCCTACAAGAGCTACGACTCCACCGGCAGCTTCCGGCCCCGGCTGTACCTGTGGAAGGGGGCCTGGAGCGCTTTTCTGGAGCGGCCCATCACCGGCTGGGGCGACGAGACGCTGGCCGGGCAGGTCTTCACCCACCTCTCGCCCGACGACGCCCGCAGCCTGTTCCGGGCCGAACTCGGCATTCCAGCGCAGAACCAGATCACCTACACCGGCAACAGCTACACCGTCACCGACGCCGCCACCGGCCAGACGCGCAGCGGCGCGCTGCTGTACCCGCGCGCCCATGACGTGGTCTTCGACATGCTGTACTCGCACGGGCTGGTGGGCTTCCTGCTGCTGTTGGGCCTGATCTGGACCGCGCTGCGGCGGGTGGCCCGCGAGGGCCGCGCCTCGCTGCTCAGCTTCCTGGTCTCGGCGCTGCCGTACCCGATCTACCTGCTGGCGTGGTTCTTCGTGCCGACCGTCACGCCGATGTTCCTGATCGTGGTGGGCGCCATGCTGGCCGACGCCGGCCGCCGCACCGAGCCAGCCCGCCCCGCCCCCGCAGCCTGA
- a CDS encoding carbohydrate ABC transporter permease: MTTLPAKPTAVRQTAPNRTGQQLQKIALTVLTYLLAFVFFFPILWMLLAAFKTEAQAFAIPPVFTFSPILDNFRTALGTYFPALTHSLVAALGSTVLAFVLGLPAAFALAVYPSRRARGILTWMLSTKFMPAVGVIVPLFLIFKNLHLLDTLPGLILMYTTMNLPLVVWMMHSYMTEIPFAIYEAAKVDGATVWQEFFGIALPLSLPGISATALLAIIFAWNEVFFALNLTSSDAAPLSVFIGSFKTSEGLFWAQMSAAAVLTVLPVMIFGWVAQRQLVRGLSFGAVK; encoded by the coding sequence ATGACCACCCTGCCGGCCAAACCCACCGCTGTGCGTCAGACCGCCCCGAACCGGACCGGGCAGCAGCTGCAGAAGATCGCGCTGACGGTGCTGACGTACCTGCTGGCCTTCGTGTTCTTCTTCCCGATCCTGTGGATGCTGCTGGCCGCCTTCAAGACCGAGGCGCAGGCCTTTGCCATCCCGCCGGTGTTCACCTTCTCCCCGATTCTCGACAACTTCCGCACCGCGCTCGGCACCTACTTCCCGGCGCTGACGCACTCGCTGGTGGCGGCGCTGGGCAGCACCGTGCTGGCCTTCGTGCTGGGCCTGCCCGCCGCCTTCGCGCTGGCGGTCTACCCCAGCCGGCGGGCGCGGGGCATCCTGACCTGGATGCTCAGCACCAAGTTCATGCCAGCGGTGGGCGTGATCGTGCCGCTGTTCCTGATCTTCAAGAACCTGCACCTGCTCGACACGCTGCCGGGCCTGATCCTGATGTACACCACCATGAACCTGCCGCTGGTGGTGTGGATGATGCACAGCTACATGACGGAAATTCCCTTCGCCATCTACGAGGCGGCCAAGGTGGACGGCGCGACCGTGTGGCAGGAGTTCTTCGGTATCGCGCTGCCGCTCAGCCTGCCGGGCATCAGTGCCACCGCCCTGCTGGCCATCATCTTCGCGTGGAATGAGGTGTTCTTCGCGCTGAACCTGACCAGCTCCGACGCGGCCCCGCTGAGCGTGTTCATCGGCTCCTTCAAGACCTCTGAGGGGTTGTTCTGGGCGCAGATGAGCGCCGCCGCCGTACTGACGGTGCTGCCGGTGATGATCTTCGGCTGGGTGGCCCAGCGGCAGCTGGTGCGTGGCCTGAGCTTCGGCGCCGTCAAGTAG
- a CDS encoding heme exporter protein CcmB encodes MRTALLIAVKDWQLAGRTRDTLLSTAFFAGLVLMVLGLALGPDAERLRPAAAGAVWSALALASAVAAGRAFAAEQEAGALEQLTLYPGPHGGLYLGKLLGTASQLLLLSVLVLPLGLLFFGAIGAGVGVPWGPLILTTLLGVLGLGASSTFYAAITVNLRAREALLPALAFPVLIPVVLSTVQATSLLLSGGWSAQVGSWLSFLALFDASMVIVSTLLFPFVLEN; translated from the coding sequence GTGAGGACGGCATTGCTGATCGCGGTCAAGGACTGGCAGCTGGCCGGCCGCACCCGCGACACCCTGCTCTCCACCGCCTTCTTTGCCGGGCTGGTACTGATGGTGCTGGGGCTGGCGCTGGGCCCGGACGCCGAGCGGCTGCGCCCGGCGGCCGCGGGCGCGGTCTGGAGCGCGCTGGCGCTGGCCTCGGCGGTGGCGGCCGGCCGGGCCTTCGCCGCCGAGCAGGAAGCCGGCGCGCTGGAACAGCTGACGCTCTATCCGGGGCCGCACGGCGGGCTGTACCTGGGCAAGCTGCTCGGCACCGCGTCCCAGCTGCTGCTGCTCTCGGTGCTGGTGCTGCCGCTGGGCCTGCTGTTCTTCGGGGCCATCGGGGCGGGGGTGGGCGTGCCGTGGGGGCCGCTGATCCTGACCACCCTGCTGGGCGTGCTGGGCCTGGGCGCCTCCAGCACCTTCTATGCCGCCATCACGGTCAACCTGCGCGCCCGCGAGGCGCTGCTGCCGGCGCTGGCCTTTCCGGTGCTGATTCCGGTGGTGCTCAGCACGGTGCAGGCCACCAGCCTGCTGCTGTCGGGTGGCTGGTCGGCGCAGGTGGGCAGCTGGCTCAGCTTCCTGGCCCTCTTCGACGCCTCGATGGTGATCGTGTCCACCCTGCTGTTCCCGTTCGTGCTGGAGAACTGA
- a CDS encoding SDR family NAD(P)-dependent oxidoreductase, translated as MPILDLFRLDGQTAVVTGAAQGIGLDIARGLAEAGAHVIVADLNPDLGEAAAAQLGGRFEPLNVTDPAAVRALAERLGPVQVLVNNAGIVRNTPAEDTPDDDWRAVMNVNLDGVFWCCREFGRAMLQAGRGSIVSTASMSGIISNHPQPQAAYNASKAAVMHLTRSLAGEWAGRGVRVNAVAPGYTATPLTKRGLDTPEWRETWLKETPMGRLAEPAEIAPAVLYLASAASSFVTGHTLVVDGGYTAW; from the coding sequence ATGCCCATCCTCGATCTTTTTCGTCTCGACGGCCAGACGGCCGTGGTGACCGGCGCCGCCCAGGGCATCGGCCTCGACATCGCGCGGGGGCTGGCCGAGGCGGGCGCCCACGTGATCGTCGCCGACCTGAACCCGGACCTGGGCGAGGCAGCAGCGGCCCAGCTGGGCGGCCGCTTCGAGCCGCTGAACGTCACCGACCCCGCCGCGGTGCGCGCGCTGGCCGAACGGCTGGGACCGGTGCAGGTGCTGGTGAACAACGCCGGCATTGTCCGCAACACCCCCGCCGAGGACACGCCCGACGACGACTGGCGGGCCGTGATGAACGTCAATCTGGACGGGGTGTTCTGGTGCTGCCGCGAGTTCGGCCGCGCCATGCTGCAGGCGGGGCGCGGCAGCATCGTCAGCACCGCCAGCATGAGCGGCATCATCTCCAACCACCCGCAGCCGCAGGCCGCCTACAACGCGAGCAAGGCAGCCGTGATGCACCTGACCCGCTCGCTGGCCGGCGAGTGGGCCGGGCGGGGCGTGCGGGTGAACGCGGTGGCGCCCGGCTACACCGCCACCCCGCTCACGAAGCGGGGCCTGGACACGCCGGAGTGGCGCGAGACCTGGCTCAAGGAAACCCCGATGGGTCGCCTGGCCGAGCCGGCCGAGATCGCTCCGGCGGTGCTGTACCTGGCGTCGGCCGCCAGCAGTTTCGTGACCGGCCACACCCTGGTGGTGGACGGGGGCTACACCGCATGGTGA
- a CDS encoding NAD(P)-dependent alcohol dehydrogenase: MTQLESRTSVLHGIRDLRWETREVPQPGPLEVRVRVGRIGVCGSDVHYYTHGRIGGFVVESPLVLGHEVSGVVEALGEGVTRLQVGDRVALEPGVPCRRCQYCKGGHYNLCPHMTFMATPPVNGALSEYVVWPEDFTFRVPDHLSDDAAALLEPLAVGVWSVRRGGVRPGDAVAVIGAGPIGCTTLQAARAAGATTLIAVDLEDFRLDLARSLGATHTINAREQDAVAVIRELTAQRSGLPLSHGGVDVAFETAGSVPTCRMSLEAPRPGGVTVLVGLPPAPEVSLDIVSAASRETDIRGIFRYANCYPAAIELVASGAVNLDALVTHRYRFDQTPEAFEFADREKRSSMKVMIDVAGG; encoded by the coding sequence ATGACGCAGCTGGAATCAAGAACGAGTGTGCTGCACGGCATCCGCGACCTGCGCTGGGAGACGCGTGAGGTGCCGCAGCCCGGGCCGCTGGAGGTGCGGGTGCGGGTGGGCCGCATCGGGGTGTGCGGCAGCGACGTGCATTACTACACCCACGGCCGCATCGGGGGCTTCGTGGTGGAGTCGCCGCTGGTGCTGGGCCACGAGGTGAGCGGCGTGGTGGAGGCGCTGGGCGAGGGGGTGACGCGCCTGCAGGTGGGCGACCGGGTGGCGCTGGAGCCGGGGGTGCCGTGCCGCCGCTGCCAGTACTGCAAGGGCGGCCACTACAACCTGTGTCCCCACATGACGTTCATGGCCACCCCGCCGGTCAACGGCGCGCTCTCCGAGTACGTGGTGTGGCCCGAGGACTTCACCTTCCGGGTGCCGGATCACCTCAGCGACGACGCGGCGGCGCTGCTGGAGCCGCTGGCGGTGGGCGTGTGGTCGGTGCGGCGTGGCGGGGTGCGGCCGGGCGACGCGGTGGCCGTGATCGGGGCCGGGCCGATCGGTTGCACCACCCTGCAGGCGGCCAGGGCCGCCGGGGCCACCACCCTGATTGCGGTGGACCTGGAAGACTTCCGGCTGGACCTGGCTCGCTCGCTGGGCGCCACCCACACCATCAACGCCCGCGAACAGGACGCCGTGGCCGTGATCCGCGAACTGACCGCGCAGCGCTCCGGCCTGCCGCTGTCGCACGGCGGGGTGGACGTGGCCTTCGAGACGGCCGGCAGCGTGCCCACCTGCCGCATGAGCCTGGAGGCGCCGCGGCCCGGCGGGGTCACGGTGCTGGTGGGGCTGCCGCCCGCGCCGGAGGTGAGCCTGGACATCGTGTCGGCCGCCAGCCGCGAGACCGACATCCGGGGCATCTTCCGTTACGCCAACTGCTACCCGGCGGCCATTGAGCTGGTGGCCAGCGGCGCCGTCAACCTGGACGCCCTGGTGACCCACCGGTACCGCTTCGACCAGACCCCGGAGGCGTTCGAGTTCGCCGACCGCGAGAAGAGAAGCAGCATGAAGGTGATGATCGACGTGGCCGGCGGCTGA
- a CDS encoding SGNH/GDSL hydrolase family protein, whose protein sequence is MGQRLKQMLLGALGLLTLGCAPRQQAGPQLSGYVAMGDSLTAGMQSGGLVARDQQQAYPVLLGQRAGLDVQMPLFQAPGCPPPMQVGDRDRRLAQSCVRVDPAQPTQVVAVPGARVLDVLETTDRFVRVPDPLLYDQRQYRLILGAGTTQLQAALSRHPHFITLWIGSNDVLMPTLRGHPEQATPPAEFRAEYAQLLTQLTRSGAEVVVLTVPDVTRVPGLMPVTLLRAGGLVDQSCEGRGTYLSSVALAGVSRERPLHCPAEAELSAEKYRQAQQTVQAYNAAIRELAAQAGASVFDVNPLLDQLPGRPLIPTAQSPFGVSFSLDGIHPSVLTHRRLAAELARFLNRTYGFGLDSW, encoded by the coding sequence GTGGGTCAACGACTGAAACAGATGCTGCTGGGCGCCCTGGGCCTGCTGACGCTCGGCTGTGCCCCCCGCCAGCAGGCCGGACCGCAGCTGAGCGGCTACGTGGCGATGGGCGACAGCCTGACCGCCGGGATGCAATCGGGCGGGCTGGTGGCGCGCGACCAGCAGCAGGCCTATCCGGTGCTGCTGGGGCAGCGGGCGGGCCTGGACGTGCAGATGCCGCTGTTCCAGGCGCCCGGTTGCCCGCCCCCCATGCAGGTGGGCGACCGTGACCGGCGGCTGGCCCAGAGCTGCGTGCGGGTGGACCCGGCCCAGCCGACCCAGGTGGTGGCGGTGCCGGGAGCGCGGGTGCTGGACGTGCTGGAAACCACCGACCGTTTCGTGCGGGTGCCGGACCCGCTGCTCTACGACCAGCGGCAGTACCGGCTGATCCTGGGCGCCGGCACCACCCAGCTGCAGGCGGCACTCTCGCGGCACCCGCACTTCATCACGCTCTGGATCGGGAGCAATGACGTGCTGATGCCCACCCTGCGCGGCCACCCGGAGCAGGCCACCCCACCCGCTGAGTTCCGCGCCGAGTACGCCCAGCTGCTCACCCAGTTGACCCGCAGCGGCGCGGAGGTGGTGGTGCTGACGGTGCCGGACGTGACGCGCGTGCCGGGCCTGATGCCGGTCACGCTGCTGCGGGCCGGGGGACTGGTGGACCAGAGCTGCGAGGGGCGCGGCACCTACCTCAGCAGCGTGGCGCTGGCCGGGGTGAGCCGCGAGCGGCCGCTGCACTGCCCCGCCGAGGCCGAGCTGAGCGCCGAGAAGTACCGGCAGGCCCAGCAGACGGTGCAGGCGTACAACGCGGCCATCCGTGAGCTGGCCGCCCAGGCGGGCGCCAGCGTGTTCGACGTGAATCCGCTGCTGGACCAGCTGCCGGGCCGCCCGCTGATCCCCACGGCGCAGAGCCCGTTCGGGGTGAGCTTCAGCCTGGACGGCATTCACCCCTCGGTCCTGACGCACCGCCGGCTGGCCGCCGAACTGGCCCGCTTCCTGAACCGCACCTACGGCTTTGGCCTCGACAGCTGGTAA
- a CDS encoding cytochrome c biogenesis CcdA family protein gives MISAPSLTLAFLAGLISFLSPCVLPLVPSYLGVIGGPRAPLGRALGFILGFGLVFIILGATASSLGSLLAPHKIVLGRVAGALIMFFGLTMLGVIRLPFLMRDTRGLGAADRYGPVALGAAFAFGWSPCLGPVLGSILGLAASSASLPSGVGLLAVYTLGLAVPFLLAALLWERLGLRRLNRYAGIVERIGGAVLVIVGLLMLSGEFTRLAGLFYAIMPQWMKV, from the coding sequence ATGATTTCTGCCCCCAGCCTGACCCTGGCGTTCCTGGCCGGGCTGATCTCGTTTCTCTCGCCGTGCGTGCTGCCGCTGGTGCCCAGCTACCTGGGCGTGATCGGCGGGCCGCGCGCGCCGCTGGGCCGGGCGCTGGGCTTCATCCTGGGCTTCGGCCTGGTGTTCATCATTCTCGGGGCCACCGCCAGCAGCCTGGGCTCGCTGCTGGCCCCGCACAAGATCGTGCTGGGCCGGGTGGCCGGCGCCCTGATCATGTTCTTCGGGCTGACCATGCTGGGCGTGATCCGGCTGCCGTTCCTGATGCGCGACACCCGTGGCCTGGGCGCGGCGGACCGCTACGGCCCGGTGGCGCTGGGCGCCGCCTTCGCGTTCGGCTGGAGCCCCTGTCTGGGGCCGGTGCTGGGCAGCATCCTGGGCCTGGCCGCCAGCAGCGCCAGCCTGCCCAGCGGGGTGGGCCTGCTGGCGGTGTACACCCTGGGGCTGGCGGTGCCGTTCCTGCTGGCCGCGCTGCTGTGGGAGCGGCTGGGCCTGCGGCGGCTGAACCGTTACGCCGGCATCGTGGAGCGCATTGGCGGGGCGGTGCTGGTGATCGTGGGCCTGCTGATGCTCAGCGGGGAGTTCACCCGGCTGGCGGGCCTGTTCTACGCCATCATGCCGCAATGGATGAAGGTCTGA